A stretch of Miscanthus floridulus cultivar M001 chromosome 13, ASM1932011v1, whole genome shotgun sequence DNA encodes these proteins:
- the LOC136500978 gene encoding LOW QUALITY PROTEIN: ABC transporter A family member 2-like (The sequence of the model RefSeq protein was modified relative to this genomic sequence to represent the inferred CDS: deleted 1 base in 1 codon), whose amino-acid sequence MELLSGGALAWQQYRALLRKNATLTWRNRRSAALQLFSSLVFIFLIFCIDRAVRSRFSSTTAYRNVPDPEPLVAPPIPPCEDKFFIKSPCYDFLWSDGGSTRIRGLVDAIRNNNPGRPIPPEKVLGFRTPDDVDAWLFQNPMRCPGALHFQDINATQIKYGIQTNSTPVARRGTYEDPTFKFQIPLQVAAEREMARLLIGDPNFSWTVGFKEFAHPATETFSTIAQAGPTFFLAIAMFGFVFQISALVAEKELKLRQAMSTMGLYESAYWLSWFTWEALLTTLSALFTVLFGMMFQFDFFLHNNFGILFLLFFLFQLNMLSFAFMISTFVAKAASATTVGFAIFIIGFLTQLVTTFGFPYSADYKKLYRTLWSLFPPDLFAKALNILGKATATPEDKGISWNQRGECPSFETDCVITIDDIYKWLISTFFLWFVLAIYFDNILPNVNGVRKSVFYFLMPSYWTGKGGKMEEGGLFSFFGSSRPADDATPTDEDVLAEQNLVKEQAANNAVDPGVAVQIHGLRKTYPGTFSIGCCCRCSKSKPFHSVKGLWVNLEKDQLFCLLGPNGAGKTTTISCLTGITPITGGDAFIYGHSVRSTVGMSNIRRMIGVCPQFDILWDALTAKEHMELFASIKGLPPAAITSVAEESLAKVKLSQVTNARAGSYSGGMKRRLSVAIALIGDPKLVFLDEPTTGMDPITRRHVWDIIEEAKKGRAIVLTTHSMEEADILGDRIAIMAKGKLRCIGTSIRLKSKFGTGYIANVNFSGNGHMQSPNINSNTEAPVNPNIEAVKWFFKERLDINPKEESRTFLTFVIPHHKEPLLTRFFGELQDREGEFGISDIQLGLTTLEEVFLNIAKQAELESSTAEGTLVTLNLSSGATIQIPKGARFVGVPGTETEEHPRGLMVEVYWDQDENGSLCISGHSDEMPVPVHAELRRPPSLSRRASMGRGGPVGYVIDLNQAP is encoded by the exons ATGGAGCTCCTGAGCGGCGGCGCGCTGGCGTGGCAGCAGTACCGCGCGCTGCTCCGCAAGAACGCCACGCTCACCTGGCGGAACCGCCGCTCCGCCGCGCTGCAGCTCTTCTCCTCGCTCGTCTTCATCTTCCTCATCTTCTGCATCGACCGCGCCGTCCGCTCCAGGTTCTCCAGCACCACCGCCTACCGCAACGTGCCGGACCCGGAGCCGCTCGTCGCGCCGCCGATCCCGCCCTGCGAGGACAAGTTCTTCATCAAGTCCCCCTGCTACGACTTCCTCTGGAGCGACGGCGGGAGCACCCGCATCAGGGGCCTC GTCGACGCCATCCGGAACAACAACCCCGGCCGGCCCATACCGCCCGAAAAG GTTTTAGGTTTTAGGACTCCGGATGATGTTGATGCTTGGTTGTTTCAAAACCCAATGCGCTGCCCTGGTGCTTTGCATTTTCAAGATATAAATGCCACCCAGATAAAGTATGGTATTCAGACAAACTCTACTCCGGTAGCACGGAGAGGAACATACGAAGATCCGACCTTCAAGTTCCAAATACCACTCCAAGTTGCAGCTGAGAGGGAAATGGCAAGACTTCTTATTGGAG ATCCAAATTTTAGCTGGACTGTCGGATTTAAGGAATTCGCTCACCCAGCCACAGAGACCTTCTCTACCATTGCTCAAGCAGGACCAACTTTCTTTCTTGCCATTGCAATGTTTGGATTTGTTTTCCAAATCAGTGCCTTGGTGGCAGAGAAAGAACTAAAGCTTCGTCAG GCTATGTCTACCATGGGGCTCTATGAATCGGCTTACTGGTTATCGTGGTTTACTTGGGAGGCCCTTCTTACAACACTTTCAGCACTTTTTACTGTGCTCTTTGGGATGATGTTCCAGTTCGATTTCTTCCTTCATAATAATTTTGGAATCCTATTCCTCCTGTTCTTCCTGTTCCAACTGAACATG CTTAGTTTTGCCTTCATGATATCCACGTTCGTAGCGAAGGCAGCATCGGCAACTACTGTTGGATTTGCAATATTCATTATTGGGTTCTTGACTCAG CTTGTTACCACCTTTGGGTTCCCTTATTCGGCTGACTATAAAAAGTTGTACCGGACATTGTGGTCTTTATTTCCTCCTGATTTGTTTGCCAAAGCCCTCAACATTCTAGGCAAGGCAACAGCCACTCCTGAAGATAAAGGTATTAGCTGGAATCAGCGTGGGGAGTGCCCATCTTTTGAGACGGACTGCGTCATTACTATT GACGATATCTATAAGTGGCTCATATCCACATTTTTCTTGTGGTTTGTCCTGGCGATATACTTTGACAACATACTTCCAAATGTAAACGGTGTCCGGAAGTCAGTTTTCTACTTTCTTATGCCTTCATACTGGACGGGTAAAGGAGGCAAGATGGAAG AGGGAGGCCTCTTCAGCTTTTTTGGATCAAGCCGTCCTGCTGATGATGCTACCCCTACTGACGAGGATGTTCTAGCGGAGCAAAACCTAGTCAAGGAACAAGCTGCAAACAATGCGGTAGATCCTGGTGTTGCAGTTCAAATACATGGTCTACGGAAGACATATCCAGGAACTTTCAGCATTGGTTGTTGTTGCAGATGCTCAAAATCTAAGCCATTTCATTCTGTTAAA GGCTTATGGGTGAACCTTGAGAAGGACCAGCTATTTTGTCTTCTTGGGCCCAATGGAGCTGGCAAAACAACTACAATCAGTTGTCTGACTGGAATCACACCAATTACAGGAGGTGATG CATTCATTTATGGTCATTCTGTTCGAAGCACTGTGGGAATGTCAAATATCCGTAGGATGATCGGAGTCTGCCCACAG TTCGATATCCTGTGGGATGCATTAACAGCTAAAGAGCACATGGAATTGTTTGCCAGCATCAAGGGATTGCCTCCAGCAGCAATCACATCA GTAGCAGAGGAGTCATTAGCCAAAGTGAAGCTCAGCCAGGTAACTAATGCTAGAGCAGGCAGCTACAGTGGAGGAATGAAGCGCCGGCTAAGTGTCGCGATTGCACTGATTGGTGACCCAAAATTGGTTTTTCTCGATGAACCG ACTACTGGCATGGATCCAATTACAAGGAGGCATGTTTGGGACATCATAGAGGAGGCCAAGAAAGGAAGAGCTATTGTCTTGACCACCCATTCCATggaggaggcagatattcttGGTGATCGGATAGCTATAATGGCAAAGGGGAAACTGCGGTGTATTGGGACATCAATAAGGCTGAAGTCGAAATTTGGAACAGGATACATCGCTAACGTTAATTTCTCTGGAAATGGCCACATGCAGAGCCCCAACATCAACAGCAACACTGAGGCTCCAGTTAATCCGAACATAGAAGCTGTCAAATGGTTCTTCAAGGAA CGACTTGATATTAATCCAAAAGAGGAGAGCAGGACATTCTTGACATTTGTCATCCCTCATCACAAAGAACCGCTTCTGACG AGATTCTTTGGAGAGCTGCAAGACAGGGAAGGGGAGTTTGGAATATCAGACATTCAACTTGGTCTGACAACACTTGAAGAGGTCTTCCTGAACATTGCAAAGCAGGCAGAGCTGGAGAGCTCTACTGCTGAAGGTACCTTGGTGACTCTCAACCTGTCATCAGGAGCAACAATTCAG ATTCCCAAGGGGGCTCGTTTTGTTGGTGTTCCTGGAACTGAGACAGAGGAGCATCCAAGAGGCCTCATGGTTGAGGTTTACTGGGATCAGGATGAAAATGGATCGCTCTGCATTTCTGGGCACTCTGATGAGATGCCTGTGCCAGTCCATGCTGAGCTGAGGAGGCCTCCGTCACTTTCTCGTAGGGCCTCAATGGGCCGTGGAGGTCCAGTTGGGTATGTGATTGACCTGAACCAGGCCCCATGA
- the LOC136499817 gene encoding gibberellin 2-beta-dioxygenase 3-like — MPPNVYKVKRIRTSNKRVQAGATTIPYVDLSAPGVAAAVADACRSVGFFRATNHGVPARVAEALEARAMAFFALPTQEKLDMSGVARPMGYGSKSIGSNGDIGWLEYLLLSVSANTVKVSSLPPSLRAALEEYTAAVREVCGRVLELIAEDLGVDQSLMRAMVVGWEGSDELVRVNHYPPCSLLPLVDCGVTGFGEHTDPQIISVLSSNRTAGLQIKLRDGRWVPVPPAPESFVVNARDGRKGDCGVVDLATAAAE; from the exons ATGCCTCCCAACGTCTACAAAGTTAAGAGGATTAGGACTTCAAATAAAAGAGTG CAAGCGGGAGCTACGACCATCCCGTACGTGGACCTGTCGGCGCCGGGCGTGGCCGCGGCGGTGGCTGACGCGTGCCGCAGTGTGGGCTTCTTCAGGGCGACCAACCACGGCGTGCCGGCGCGCGTCGCCGAGGCGCTGGAGGCCCGCGCGATGGCGTTCTTCGCGCTGCCTACGCAAGAGAAGCTGGACATGTCCGGCGTCGCCCGCCCCATGGGGTACGGCAGCAAGAGCATCGGCTCCAACGGCGACATCGGGTGGCTGGAGTACCTCCTCCTCTCCGTCAGCGCCAACACCGTCAAGGTCTCCTCCCTGCCGCCCTCGCTCCG AGCGGCATTGGAGGAGTACACGGCTGCGGTGAGGGAGgtgtgcgggcgggtgctggagCTCATAGCGGAGGACCTAGGCGTGGACCAGTCCCTGATGAGGGCGATGGTGGTGGGGTGGGAAGGCAGCGACGAGCTGGTGCGCGTGAACCACTACCCGCCCTGC tcgcTGCTGCCGCTGGTGGACTGCGGCGTGACGGGGTTCGGGGAGCACACGGACCCGCAGATCATCTCCGTGCTCAGCTCCAACCGCACGGCGGGCTTGCAGATCAAGCTCCGGGACGGCAGGTGGGTCCCCGTGCCCCCTGCCCCGGAATCCTTCGTCGTCAACGCACGGGATGGTCGGAAGGGAGAT TGCGGCGTCGTCGATTTGGCGACCGCCGCCGCGGAATAG
- the LOC136502299 gene encoding DNA replication licensing factor MCM7-like produces the protein MWFYHCRVKNWRTLLAKIARLAQGLQMCYWQTYMVAIHEAMEQQTISIAKASITTVYSIRGLQFLQLPIELQDAMMILRLTAQDKIDLQTTILSRFDLIFIVNDIRMYDQDKTREVAARISVGGAGPRRLGRQCGPEKRWWGRQCWLERRGPRKRWRGRMRP, from the exons ATGTGGTTCTACCATTGTCGGGTCAAGAACTGGAGAACTCTGCTAGCCAAGATTGCTCGGCTGGCTCAAGGACTGCAAATGTGTTACTGGCAAACATACAT GGTTGCAATTCATGAGGCCATGGAGCAGCAGACAATATCTATTGCCAAAGCTAGCATTACAACAGTATACTCAATTCGAGGACTTCAGTTCTTGCAGCTTCCAATCGAATTGCAGGATGCTATGATGATCTTAAGGTTG ACTGCACAAGACAAAATTGATCTTCAGACTACCATTCTTTCTAGATTTGATCTAATCTTTATCGTCAACGATATCAGAATGTATGATCAAGATAAG ACCAGGGAGGTAGCGGCGCGGATCAGTGTGGGAGGTGCCGGTCCCAGGAGGCTGGGGCGACAGTGTGGGCCGGAGAAGCGATGGTGGGGCCGGCAGTGTTGGTTGGAGCGGCGCGGGCCTAGGAAGCGGTGGCGTGGGAGGATGAGGCCATGA